Genomic window (Polaribacter batillariae):
TAAAACAACGTATCTTTGCCAAAGAAATGGCTACATAAAGCACATTTTGTAACTACAATTTATGACATTTAAAGACTTAGGTTTGTCTGCATCATTGGTAAAAGCAGTTGAAGAGAAAGGATACACCCAACCATCACCTATACAAGAAAAAGCAATTCCGCATATTTTAGAAGGCAAAGATATTTTAGCTTCTGCACAAACAGGAACAGGAAAAACAGCAGGTTTTACCTTGCCTGTTTTACAATATTTAGCAGAAACAAAACATCCTAAATACAGACCGTTAAGAGCTTTGGTTTTAACACCAACAAGAGAATTAGCGGCACAGGTTTACGATAATGTAAGAGAATACAGTAAATATGTAAATATAAAATCTGCTGTAGTTTTTGGTGGTGTAAAAGCCAAACCACAAATTGCAACATTAAAAAACGGTGTAGATATTTTAGTAGCCACACCAGGTAGATTACTAGATTTACACGACCAAAAAGCCGTTTCTTTTAAACGAGTTGATGTGTTAATCTTAGATGAAGCAGACAGAATGTTAGACATGGGTTTTGTTAGAGACATTAACAAAATTATTAGTTTTATGCCAGAAAAGCGTCAGAATTTACTGTTTTCTGCCACATTTTCTAACGATATTAAAAAACTAGCCGCTGGTATTTTAAAAAACCCGGTTTCTGTGGAAACTGCTCCGCAAAACTCAACAGCTAAAAAAGTAACACACAAGGTTTATAAAGTTGATAAAAAGCAAAAAACTGCGTTAGCTATTAAGCTGATAAAAGATAACAATTGGAGTCAGGTTTTGGTGTTTACAAGAACAAAACACGGTGCTAATAAATTAACTGAGAAATTTATTAAAGCAGGAATTTCTGCAGCCGCCATTCACGGAAATAAAAGTCAAGGTGCAAGAACGAAAGCGCTGCGAAATTTTAAAGACAATTCTATTAAAATTTTAGTAGCCACAGATATTGCTGCTCGTGGTTTAGATATTCCTTTATTGCCTCATGTAATTAATTTTGAATTGCCAAATGTACCAGAAGATTATGTACATAGAATTGGTAGAACAGGAAGAGCTGGTGCTGCTGGAGAAGCAATTTCTTTTGTTTGTAGTGAAGAAACCGAGTACCAAAAAGAAATTGAAAAAATATTAAATGAGAAATTAAATTCGTTGGTTTTAGAAGGTTTTGAACCTACAGATACTGCCCCACCCAAAAGAGCTGCAACTCAAAGCAAAGGTTCTTTTGGTAAAAAGAAAAAGCAACAGTTTTCTAATGGAGGTGCTAATAAAAAAACAGATCCTAAAACAAGTGCAGCACGAAAAAGAAAACCACATTTTAAAGGCAATAAACCTGCAAGTTCTGTTCGTGGAAGAACTGGCGCTCCTAAAAAGAAGCGTTATTAATTTTTTAACTAGGTAGAAAGATAAAAAGCATAGCCAATCTTTTGTGGAAAATTTTTTCTCACATAGTTTGTCACGCTGGTAGCCTCTCACACATTTCTTTCTCAGGCTTGCTTAAGACGCTTCCAGCGTAACAAATTAATGTGTTATTCTATTCTTATTTTATGTTGGTGTTTAGATTTCTTACCTTTGAGTTCTAAATATTATTCAACATGAAATACAATCCTATAGACTCACAATTATTTATCAAAAACCGTAAAAACTTCGCTTCGCAAATGAAGCAAAATAGTATTGCTGTTTTTAATTCTAATGACATTTACCCAATAAGTGCAGACAGCACAATGCCTTTTGAACAACACAGAGACATCTTCTATTTATCTGGCGTCGATCAAGAAGAAAGTGTTTTAATGTTGTTTCCAGATTGCCCAAATGAAAATTTAAGAGAGGTTTTATTTGTTAGAGAAACCAACGACCATATTGCAGTTTGGGAAGGAGAAAAACTAACCAAAGAAGCTGCTTTTAAAACAAGTGGCATTAAAACGGTTTATTGGTTGCAAGATTTGGAAAAAATCTTGTTTGAAATGGCTACCTATGCAGATACTTTTTATATTAATACCAACGAACACTATAGGGCTTCTGTGACAACAGAAACCCGCGAAGATCGTTTTACAAAATGGTTATTGGCAAAATATCCTGCGCATTCTGTGGCGAAAAGTAATCCTATTTTACAACGTTTGCGTGCTGTAAAAGACCCTATTGAATTAGATTTAATGCAACATGCTTGTAATATTACCGAAAAAGGGTTTCGTAGAATTTTAAATTTTATAAAACCAGGTGTTTGGGAGTATGAAATTGAAGCAGAATTGTTGCACGAATTTGTGAGAAATAGATCTAAAGGATTTGCATACACACCAATTATAGCTTCTGGAAATAACGCGAATGTTTTGCATTATATCGAAAATAATCAAGCGTGTAAAGCTGGCGATTTAATTTTGTTTGATGTTGCAGCAGAATATGCCAATTATAAGAGTGATTTAAGTAGAACAGTACCCGTTTCTGGTCGTTTTTCTGACAGACAAAAAGCAGTATATAATGCAGTAAACCATGTGAAAAAAGAAGCTACCAAATTATTAGTTCCTGGAACTTTATGGAAAGAATATCATGTTGAAGTGGGTGATATTATGACTGCTGAGTTATTAAAATTAGGTTTATTAGACAAAGCGGATGTGCAAAATGAAGACAAAAATTGGCCTGCTTATAAGAAATATTTTATGCATGGTACGAGTCATCATATTGGTTTAGATACGCATGATTATGGCCTTTTACACGAGCCTATGCAAGCAAATAATGTGTTTACTGTAGAACCTGGAATTTATATTCCTGATGAAGGTTTTGGAATTCGCTTAGAAGACGATGTAGTGATTCAAGAAAAAGGAGCACCTTTTAATTTAATGAGAAATATTCCTATTGAAGCAGATGAAATCGAAGAGATTATGAACTCGTAAAAATCTTCGAAAACATTAAAAAAACCAGAGCATTATAATTAAATGTTCTGGTTTTTTATTTTAATTGTAAATTTTTTTTATTGCTTATTTTCTATAGCCAAACCTGCTAAAGAGAATAAAAGCGCAATATGAATCATAATATTCATCCAATTTCCTGAAGGAATGTGCACTAAAACCAAAGCCATTAACATAATAAATGCTAAAAAAGCATATGCTTCGAAAAGCCGTTTATTAATTAGTAACAATATACCAGCAGCTAATTCTAATGCAGCCAAAATTGCACCTAGAATATAAGTTCCAGTATCTCCTAAAAAAGCAAGACCGCTACTTTTAAGAAAATCTGCCATATTTTGAAGTCCTACGCCTCCTAAAAAGCCTTCAATAAATTTTTCTAAACCTCCCCAAACAAATAAAAGTCCGAAGCCAATACGTATTAATAAATTTCCAATTTTCATGATATTAAATTTTAAATGGTTAATAATTATTTCTATTTACATTGCAAAGATGCAACCTATACAAGGTTTAAAAATTGGATAAAAGTTCCTTATGCTTGTAAAATCTTTATTAAGAGGAAAATTATGTAATAATATTCTTTTTACATTTAAGAGTTTATAAATACAACTAACTTTATAATTTTATTAAAAACTTCTTCCTGGAAATTCAGCAAAAAACGTTTCAAAACAACCTCTATCTGACACTGTTACAAAACATTGTTTTTTATCTTTTCCACCAAAGGCAATATTGGTTACATTTTTACCTTTTAATTCAATTTCTCTCAACATTTTTCCTTCTGGAGAAAGCATTACCACAGTACCTTTTCCGTATCTACAAACGTATAGGTTTCCTTGGGTATCACATCGCATTCCATCCATACCAAAATCAGTAAATTTCTTGAATAGTTTCTTATTTGTTACTGTTCCATCTGAATTGATATCGTACACCCAAATATTGCGTTGTACAGACTCGTTTACATATAATTTTTTTCCATCTGGGCTTACCTCGACACCATTGGTTGTACCCATATCTTTTTCCAATAAAGTAATTTTTTCGTCTTTTATCAACCATAAATTACCCGAATTTTTAGACCAGTTTGGGTCGCTTGCATATAAATTTACGTTGGGGGCAATCGCTAAATCGTTTGGTTGATTCATTGTAGCATCTGACGCAAAAATGCGAACACTTTTTTCGCCTTTTCTTACTTGTAAAATATGATGATTTACATAATCTGCAATAAACATATTGTCGTTTTTATCAAAACGAATTCCATTACCAATACTATTGTTTGGAAGTTGTATAAATAACGATGTATTTCCGTTTTTATCGACTTTACCAATAGTTCCTTCTTTTTGAAAATTAACTGCATATAAATTGCCTTGGCTATCTACAGCTGGGCCTTCAATACCTTTTGTAAAAAGAAATTCTTTTGTAAAATCGATACTTTTATTGCTTAATTTTTCTTCTTTACAAGAATAAAAAATTCCTACAAGTAGCAGTGGTAGTGCTTTTAGAAAGGTCTTCTTTAACATTTTTATTTTTTATGGTTTATTACTATTTTTTTTAAACTAGATACAATTACCAATTCTGTATCTGCAATTGGTTTTTTTAGCTCGTCTATCAATTTTAAAGCTTTTTTATAATTATTTGTTGATATTTCATTCGAAATTAACCCCGTTTTTAAAATTGAAGATAGCAAAGCTAAATTCTTTGAAAGAGGTTCTAAAACAATTGTTTTTGGATTGTTATTTATTTTTTGAAAATCTGTATGATTATCTATCCACATATTAAAAAAGGCAACCAATTTTGTTTGATTTTTGTTCGATTTGTTTGCTAAATAACGATCGACAGCTTTGTTAAAAAGTTTTGCATCTGGAGCATCTGGAGTACATGCATCTGCAAATAACGTAAAAGGAGAAAATGTTTTGTATTCTGTACCGCCTTTATTTCTTGAGTAAATTTTTAGAGGTTCGCAGATATCTGTAAGTACTTTTAAAGCAGTAATGTCTTGGTAATTGCTTATGTTTCTTAAAATAACATCTTTATTTTTAATATGTGTAATTCCTAATTTTTCTAATTGAAAATTAATAACTTTTAATCTTTTATGCATGTTATCTACATCTGTAACCTCTTTACTAGACCAAAACCTTTCAGCTATTGCTGCCGTTCTTGGCCAAATTCGAGAATCTATGGTTAAGGGTGTAACCAACTCACTCCACATGGTTGCTTCTGCTCCTAAAATTCGTTTGCGTTCTTCTTTTGTTAAAACTGCATTTCCTATTGGATCTACAGTGTAATGTTTTTCTACAGACTGTACTCTATCTATATAATAACCATTAGAAAGTACAGTCTGATACCCTTTTTTTGCGGCTTTTATTAAAGTACTTTGCTGCAAACCTTCTTGTTTTCCTCTCCAAGAATGAATTACGGCTGTTTTTGGGGTAGATGGAGTTAAAATCTCGTCCCAGCCCATTAATTTTTTGCCTAATTTATTTAATATTTTCTCTAGCCTAATGTTAAAGTATGTTTGTAAATCGTGATTCGTTTTTAGGTTGTGTTTTTGTTTAAATTTTTGAATTTCTAGATTCTCATTCCAATGTTTTCCTTCGTTTTCATCTCCTCCTATATGAAAATATTCATCAGGAAATAATGGTGCCATCTCTTTAAACAAAGTTTCTAAAAAAAGATAGGTAACTTCTTTGGTTGGGTTTAAAGTTGGGTCGAAAACACCTGAAAAACGTTCTACATGATACTTATAACCTTCTTTGCTTCCTAGTGCTGGGTATGCTGTTAAAATGGCAGATGCGTGCCCAGGAACATCAAACTCTGGAACAACTCTTATTCCTAAATCTGATGCATATTTTACAACGTCTTTTATTTGTTCTTGTGTATAAAATAACCCATCTGCTGCAACTTCTTGTAGCTTTGGAAATATTTTAGATTCTACTCTAAAACCCTGATCGTCTGTTAAATGCCAATGGAAAACATTTAATTTTACGGAAGCCATAGCATCTAAATTTCGTTTAATAACAGCAATTGGCTGAAAGTGACGTGCAACATCTATCATTAATCCTCGCCAAACAAATCTTGGGGAGTCTGTTATAGAAACTCCTTTAAAATAATAACCTTTTTTATTAAAATGAACCAATTGTAAGAGTGTTTCTAAGGCTCTTATTGCACCCACGTCTGTTTTTGCATGGATGTTAATTTTATTTTTAGTTGTAGTTAACGAATAAGACTCATCGCTTTCTGTGGTTAAGTTAGAAATTGTATCGAAATTAATTTCTATGGATGCATTTTTATTTTTTGTAGGAAACCCTTCGTCTATAAAAATACCTGTTCTATTGGCTAGTCTTCTTAAAAATTGTACGGAAGCTTTGTTTACTCTTTTTTTTACATCTTTTCCATTGATATAAATCGTAAGTTTTTCATCAATTTTAAAAGAAGTATTATTTGAGCTAATTTCTTGTGGCCAAGGCATTAAATGATATGTGTCTGATAGCTTATTCTGTGAAAAAGAGGAATAATTTAAAAGGTAAAGAAATATAATTGCAATAATTTTTTTCATAAATTATTTAAGTTTTGGGTATTTTTTTACTTCAATTTTTTTTGACAAAAACAAGAATTTTCCTAAAAAAACAACCGGAAAACAAAGAAATTTCCCGGTTGAATTCATTCAATTCTAAATATAATTTTGTTACACAAGTATTTTCGCTAAGTTATTTAGCAAACCACAATTTAGTTCCTTGATTGTCTGCCCCTTGTGTAGCAATAGCATTTGTATAATTAGGGTTCGATTGTGCACCACTACCATAACGCATGCGTTGGGGATATTTACCATTTAAGGTTCCTAATTCGAATATTGCAGGTTCTGAAACTCCGTCTGCTAATTCTTTTGGATATCCGTAGTCTCTTACTACAGCCCAAGCTTCAAACCCATCTGTATAACTTGCTAACCAACGTTGAGTCGCAATTTTTTCTAATTTTTCTTCTAAAGTTCCAGTAGAAATATCTGCTGCATCTTCATTCATCACATAAGTATCTACTTGACCACTAGATACCTCCCAAAGCTTCATTGCTTCTCTAATACCAGATTCAAATAAATCTTGTGCATTTCCATTTCCAATACCTCTAACAGCTGCTTCTGCTTTTAGAAAATATGCTTCTGCACTTGACATAATTATTTCTGAATATACTGGAACTCCTTTTCCTGTTGCTTGGATAATAATGCTACTTGGTTTGCTAAACATATCGTATTTAACCATTGGCTTTATTAAATCATTTAATCTTGTGGGTTGCCCAATATATTGGTTTGCATCTACTACTAAGGTAGTTTTATCGCCCACAATTGTTTTTGTGTATGTAGCATTTGCATCATCTAAAGTGTTAATAATAAAATCTAATTGCTCTTGATAATCTGGATTTGCAGCCGATTTTTCAAAAACAAACTCTCCACCAGGAGCAGGAGCTGCATAAATAGCCAATCTTGGGTCGTTATTATCTTTTAACGTATTAATTAAAGTTGCACCCATTGTCCAATCTGATCCTGCACCAAAATTATTCCAAACATCTCCATAAGCCGCACTTCCAAATTGACCGATTTTAGTATCCTTCTCCATAATAACACTTACTTCTAATAAAGGACTACCTAAAGCTTCGTTTATTGTTTTAGTTGCAAAGTTTTCACCTGTTGCTCCAAGAGCACGCATACCAATTCTTAATTTAAGTGTATTGGCTAATTTTTTCCATTTCTGTAAATCACCACCACAATAAAGATCATTATCTCCTAAGTCTTCTACTAAACCTCCTGTACTTGTTTCTGAACCAATTATAGCCATTGCTTCATCTAAATCTGCAATAATACCAGTATAAATCTCTTTCTGAGTATCATATTTTGGTGTTAAATTACCTTCTACACCAGCTTCACTATAAGGTATCATTCCAAAAGTATCTGTATACATTTGGTAATATAAAGACTTAATAATAAGCCCTGTAGCATACATTCTTTCATTTTCGAAATTCCCGCCAACTTTTGTTAAATCTAAGAAGTTTTTAACCTTCCCAAAATAGTTGGAAAACCAATCCCAAGAAGCATCTGTATATCCTGCATTATAAGTGTAACTTAATCCATCACTCCACCACGATTGGTCGTGACCAAAAGTAAAATGCCCCGCATAACGGTCTGCATGAATTAAATGTGCTCTCCAGTACTCAAATCTTCCAGGTGCATATAATTGATATTGTGTTTCTGTAATAAAAAATTTGGCACTCAATTCATCTGATTCAAAACCATTTTGTTTTGTGTTTATTTCGTCAAAATCTCCTGTACAAGAAACCGTTATAAGAAATAAAGCGCTATATAGAATTATTTTTACTGTTCTCATTTTATATGCTTTTAAAATTTAATATTTAAACTAAGTCCAAAACTACTTGTTGTAGGTAGGTTATAATACAATACACCTTGTGCAAAGTTACTGGTAGAATAACTACTTTCAGGATCAAAGTTTTTACTATCTCTAAAGAAAAAGAATAAATTTCTTCCCGTTAAACTTACAGATGCAGCATTTATAAATGTATTCTCTAATGTTTTAGATGATAACCTATAAGTGGCACTTACTTCTCTTAGTCTAGCATTTGTTTGGTCATATACATATTCTGATGCGATGCCAGATACTGCTCCCCAATATTCTTGAGCTGTAATATTTGTTGTGTTTTGTATTAAAGTACCATTATTGTCGGTAACACCATCTAGAGTTACGCCTCCTTCTCTATATTTTAAAGATCTTGTAGAAGCACCACTGTTATCTAAAGCTGCGTCTGTTGCAGAATATATTTGCCCGCCAATTCTAAAATCTACTAAGAAATTTAAACTAAAGTTCTTGTAATTAAATGTATTTGTAATACCCCCAGTAAAATCTGGTTGATAATTTCCTAATTTAACTCTTTCTGAAGTTGCTTGTGGACGCCCAGTAGCAGTTAATAAAAGTTTACCATCATCTGTTCTTAACCAGTCTGTTCCATAAATATCTCCAAAACCTTCACCAACTTGTGCTCTTACATCAACTACACCATTATTACTAGTTGTAAATTGGAAAAAATCTTGTCCATCAATTAAGCTTACTAGTTTATTTTTATTTCCTGCCATGTTTGCAGAAATAGTCCAGTCGAAATTATCCGTTCTAATTGGAGTTCCACCAACCATAAATTCGAAACCTTTGTTTGTAATTTCACCAACGTTTTCTCTAAAGAATCTAAAACCTGTTGCAGGATCTACTGGAACATTAAATATTAAATCTTTCGAGTTTATAGAATAATAAGTAAAATCTGCAAAAAGTCTATTTTGTAATGCTTTTATTTCAAAACCAACTTCTGTTGAAGTTACATCTTCTGGCTTTAAGCTTTTACTAAACTTAGTTGTTGGACCTGCAACAGTTACGTTACCTAAATATCCATTGGAAGCAACATCAAATAAATTTACAATTTGATGCGCGTCTGTATCATTACCAACTTTTGCATAACTAAAACGTAACTTAGTAAAGTTTACTTTTTCAGATTCGATATTAAACATTTTGTTTAAAAGTAAGCTTAAACTTGCAGAATTGTAAAAGTAAGATCTATTTTCTGCAGCTAAAGCAGAAGACCAATCATTTCTTCCTGTTACATCTAAATACGCCATTCCTTTGTATGATAAAGAAGCAGAACCGTATAAAGAGTGTACTTTCTTTTCAACTAATTCCGATTGTGTTACTCTTAATCTTTCTGGATTGGTATTTGTTATGTATTGTTTCCCAGGAATTTTAAACTCTTCTCCATAAATTGTAGAAACTTTAGAAGTTGCATGTAGCGCATTTCCTCCAAAATTTGCAGTTATACTAAAATCGTCATTAATATCTTTATTGTACATTAATAAGAAATCGTAATTAGTTTCAGAAGTATCATAAGTATTATAACCTAAAGTACCTAATGGTTTAAAATGATGCCCAGTTGCTTCATATCTTTCTGTTTGTTGATCTATTACATCTGTTCCAACTCTTACAAACGCTTTAAAATTAGTGTTAAATTCGTATTGTGCTTTTGCAAAACCTGTAAACCTCTTTCTTGTATCTTCATTATTATCTTGGTTTAAAATCCAATACGGGTTTCCACCGCTATTTGTCGGAGCAATTACACCATAGCCTTGTGATAAATCTTGGTAGTTTTTAAGATCATTAATGTTTATATTTCTTCTTAAACCATATAAATATGCCATAATACCTTCTGTACCCTGCCTTGCACGGTTTTTAGCATTTTGTAAAAAATAAGTAACCTTAGCGTCTAAGGTAAACTTATCTGTAATTTTAGAAAATCCTCTCAAATTAAAATTATTTCTATCTACTGAAGAGTTTGGTAGAATTTCATTTATTCTAGAGTTTGAATACGAAAAACGTAGAGAAGAATTTTCTGTGCTTTTACTAATTGCTATTGTGTTTACAATATTAGAACCTGTTCTAAAAAAGTTTTTTACATTATTTGGTTGTGCTGTATATGCTCTATTTTCTCCAGTGTAATATAATTGTTGAGAACCATCGAATTTTGGTCCCCAAGAACCAGATCCTTTAAGCTGGTTTAAATCTGCTGCAAAAGCGCCATTAACTCCACCTCCATATTCGTTTTGATATTCTGGTAATAATAAAGGGTTTTGCATAGAGATGTTCGAAGTAAAAGAAATTCCTAACCCTTTTCCAGTACCTCCTTTTTTAGTAGTAATAAGAATTACACCATTACTTGCCCTTGAACCATATAATGCAGCAGCATTAGGTCCTTTTAAAATAGACATAGATTCTATATCATCAGGATTAATATCTGAAACACCTGTACCTAAATCGTCACGGAAAAATTCTGCTTTTCCATCACTATTTGCAGAACCATTTCCAGAATTATCTATTGGAACACCATCTACAACATATAATGGTTGGTTGTTTCCTGTTATTGAGTTATTTCCTCTAATAACAACTCTGGTACCACCTGCTGCACCAGATGTAGATTGTGTAATTACAACACCAGCTACTTTACCTGCTAACGAATTAACAACATTTGCTTCTTTTGCTAAAGAAACAGAAGCTCCTTTTAACTCGGAAACAGCATAACCCAAAGATTTTTTCTCTCTGCTAATTCCTAAAGCAGTTACCACAATTTCGTCTAATTGATTTTCTGCATCTTCTAAAACGACATTAATTGTGTTCGATTTCGCTACAGTAACTGTTTTTTCTTTCATACCTAAGTAAGAAAAACTTAATACGTCTCCTACAGAAGCTTTAATGGTGTACTCTCCATCGAAATTGGTTTCTGTTCCTTTTGTTGTACCTTGTACAATAACGCTTACTCCTGGTAAGGTAGCCCCATCTGATTTAGATGTTACTTTACCTGAAATTGTTTTTTCTTGGGCAAATCCGTAATTGGAAAAAGCCAAAGAAAAAATTACGATAAGTAGTGTGTGAATTTTTCTCATGAATTATTTTGAATTAATTTAAGTTATCGTCAATAAAAATATGTTAAAGTATGTTAAAGCAAAAAAATAATATGCAGACAACATTAATTTAACAATGAATAACATAATTTTAACTATAAACCTGAGTTCGATTAATAAATTGTCAACTGATTAGACTTTACAGTCTGATATTTTATAGCAGGTTTTTTTGGTAAAAAGCTATATGCAATAAGACCTGCGATTATGTTTGACAAGAAATTAGTAAAACTTCTATGTCTAGAATGTTCAATTTGACAAATATTTTTGAGTTCGTCATTTACGGTTTCAATAACAGAGCGTTTACGCAGTAAAATTTTATCACTCATTGTCATTAAAGAATTCTTCATATTGTTTTTAATATGAGTAATTAAATGCAATCCATCAGCAAAAAGTAACTGCATTAAATCTTTTCCAACATAACCTTTGTCCGCATATAACTTACCATAAATTTTATCTAAAAAAGACTTCTTTTTTAATGGCGTTCTATCATCAACATTAGCTTGGGTTATGCAGAAGTTTAGGATTTCACCTTTATCATTTATAACGATATGCAATTTAAAGCCATGGAACCATCCTATAGTGGATTTTCCAGTGGTTGCAATGCCTTTAAATACTTTATTATTCTTAATTCGTTTGGGGCTGCAAACTCTAACAGGTGTAGAATCTACAAAAGAAATACCCGTAGAATTACCTAAACAACATGTCTTTAAAAATAAAGTCATTGGCATGAGGTTTTGCTGCATGAGTTCTGTAAATCTATTGTATGAAACTGTAGCTGGGAAATCATCTTGCATATGCTTTTGCAAGTAATACACGTAAAAGTGTTTAAAGGTCCTAAAACCACTAAGCTGAAACAAAATGGTAATGGTAATTACCTCGCTATTTGACATAACACTGGGACGTTTTGATGGA
Coding sequences:
- a CDS encoding SusC/RagA family TonB-linked outer membrane protein; translation: MRKIHTLLIVIFSLAFSNYGFAQEKTISGKVTSKSDGATLPGVSVIVQGTTKGTETNFDGEYTIKASVGDVLSFSYLGMKEKTVTVAKSNTINVVLEDAENQLDEIVVTALGISREKKSLGYAVSELKGASVSLAKEANVVNSLAGKVAGVVITQSTSGAAGGTRVVIRGNNSITGNNQPLYVVDGVPIDNSGNGSANSDGKAEFFRDDLGTGVSDINPDDIESMSILKGPNAAALYGSRASNGVILITTKKGGTGKGLGISFTSNISMQNPLLLPEYQNEYGGGVNGAFAADLNQLKGSGSWGPKFDGSQQLYYTGENRAYTAQPNNVKNFFRTGSNIVNTIAISKSTENSSLRFSYSNSRINEILPNSSVDRNNFNLRGFSKITDKFTLDAKVTYFLQNAKNRARQGTEGIMAYLYGLRRNININDLKNYQDLSQGYGVIAPTNSGGNPYWILNQDNNEDTRKRFTGFAKAQYEFNTNFKAFVRVGTDVIDQQTERYEATGHHFKPLGTLGYNTYDTSETNYDFLLMYNKDINDDFSITANFGGNALHATSKVSTIYGEEFKIPGKQYITNTNPERLRVTQSELVEKKVHSLYGSASLSYKGMAYLDVTGRNDWSSALAAENRSYFYNSASLSLLLNKMFNIESEKVNFTKLRFSYAKVGNDTDAHQIVNLFDVASNGYLGNVTVAGPTTKFSKSLKPEDVTSTEVGFEIKALQNRLFADFTYYSINSKDLIFNVPVDPATGFRFFRENVGEITNKGFEFMVGGTPIRTDNFDWTISANMAGNKNKLVSLIDGQDFFQFTTSNNGVVDVRAQVGEGFGDIYGTDWLRTDDGKLLLTATGRPQATSERVKLGNYQPDFTGGITNTFNYKNFSLNFLVDFRIGGQIYSATDAALDNSGASTRSLKYREGGVTLDGVTDNNGTLIQNTTNITAQEYWGAVSGIASEYVYDQTNARLREVSATYRLSSKTLENTFINAASVSLTGRNLFFFFRDSKNFDPESSYSTSNFAQGVLYYNLPTTSSFGLSLNIKF
- a CDS encoding IS982 family transposase — encoded protein: MIIYSKITEIFCLVDEFCKEYDQIVSKHLLGNPSKRPSVMSNSEVITITILFQLSGFRTFKHFYVYYLQKHMQDDFPATVSYNRFTELMQQNLMPMTLFLKTCCLGNSTGISFVDSTPVRVCSPKRIKNNKVFKGIATTGKSTIGWFHGFKLHIVINDKGEILNFCITQANVDDRTPLKKKSFLDKIYGKLYADKGYVGKDLMQLLFADGLHLITHIKNNMKNSLMTMSDKILLRKRSVIETVNDELKNICQIEHSRHRSFTNFLSNIIAGLIAYSFLPKKPAIKYQTVKSNQLTIY